One window of the Rhipicephalus sanguineus isolate Rsan-2018 chromosome 4, BIME_Rsan_1.4, whole genome shotgun sequence genome contains the following:
- the LOC119391681 gene encoding uncharacterized protein LOC119391681, with translation MSFFAKPASVSIVYQHPADSSRPLFFVVDPVHILKCIRNNWLNQRNIGKCMYFPEPKSNEAKPKILTASFKVLCELHEAEKHELLKLAPTLTLKALNPSNMERQDVKLALKVFNSSTVAALSTATFQHAKETSEYIDTILTWWNIVNVKTPRKGQRLRDHLQGPIVSSLCPKLEFLQKIVEWLDHWESLRHDNGRLTRETHAAFSHTTHALHELAIYCLEELHFEYVLLGKFQTDCLEDRFGKYRQLSGANYHVSIRQICESENKLRLQKVLDLPDLDMLPASSANTWRTGVPSAHGQFDVAVTDSDIQKKASRLPAVTYVAGYCAHAALKKLACGSCRENLVMQDVDLDEAENALITKMSRGGLKFPRAVVVNAVLFTEIILDKLRAPEYSARFLSLPMQKDTLVSLVFSALADYEDLDVCDSGHSAQEVMEHVVSAAANTLLNNLCRTENDKLRNAKNERKLKT, from the coding sequence ATGTCCTTCTTCGCTAAGCCCGCAAGTGTCAGCATTGTTTACCAGCATCCTGCTGACTCATCGCGACCCCTGTTTTTCGTGGTGGACCCAGTTCACATACTAAAGTGTATAAGAAATAACTGGCTCAATCAACGAAACATTGGAAAATGCATGTACTTTCCTGAACCAAAAAGTAATGAGGCTAAACCAAAGATACTTACAGCATCTTTCAAGGTATTGTGCGAGTTGCACGAAGCTGAAAAGCACGAGCTCTTGAAGTTAGCGCCAACTCTCACTTTGAAAGCGCTGAACCCCTCCAACATGGAACGACAGGACGTTAAGCTTGCACTAAAGGTTTTTAACTCATCTACTGTTGCTGCTCTCAGTACCGCAACGTTCCAGCATGCTAAGGAAACATCTGAGTACATTGACACTATATTGACTTGGTGGAACATTGTTAACGTAAAGACGCCAAGAAAAGGACAGCGGTTGCGAGATCACTTGCAAGGGCCAATAGTATCATCGTTGTGTCCGAAGCTCGAGTTCCTGCAAAAAATAGTTGAGTGGCTTGATCACTGGGAAAGCCTCAGACATGACAATGGCCGCCTTACACGTGAAACGCACGCAGCTTTCAGCCACACTACCCACGCCTTGCACGAACTAGCCATATACTGCCTGGAAGAGCTTCATTTTGAGTACGTTCTTTTGGGCAAATTTCAAACTGACTGCTTGGAGGATCGCTTCGGAAAGTATCGGCAACTGTCGGGTGCGAATTACCATGTGTCAATAAGGCAGATATGTGAATCTGAAAACAAACTGCGTTTGCAGAAGGTTTTGGACCTGCCAGATTTAGACATGCTACCAGCTTCGAGTGCGAATACATGGAGGACAGGTGTGCCGTCTGCGCACGGCCAGTTTGACGTCGCTGTGACTGATTCTGACATTCAGAAAAAAGCATCAAGGCTTCCTGCAGTAACATACGTTGCCGGCTATTGTGCCCATGCAGCTTTAAAGAAATTGGCATGCGGATCTTGCAGGGAAAACCTTGTGATGCAAGACGTCGACCTAGATGAGGCTGAGAATGCATTAATTACGAAGATGTCGAGGGGTGGGCTGAAGTTTCCACGAGCAGTTGTAGTTAACGCTGTGCTGTTTACTGAAATTATATTAGACAAGCTCAGGGCACCAGAATACTCTGCGCGATTTCTCAGCCTTCCTATGCAGAAAGACACTCTTGTCAGCCTTGTGTTCTCTGCCCTTGCAGACTATGAGGACCTAGATGTGTGTGATTCTGGTCATTCTGCACAGGAAGTAATGGAGCATGTTGTAAGTGCTGCAGCGAATACACTGCTGAACAACTTGTGCCGCACCGAAAACGACAAATTACGTAATGCCAAGAATGAACGAAAGCTAAAGACCTAG